The genomic interval aataaagtaataattctAGTAATAATATAGGAGGAAATGGCAGAATGACTGTGATAATTAAACAACGTCAAAGACAATCTGGTGACGGACTGCAAACCATCATTAAATcaggaaaaacaactttataattaaatttttattccaaaattaaaatgtccaaattccAACTTCAAATTTCAAAAAATTTTCCCAGAAGAAAAAATTCCAACTGGGAGAATATTTATTTGGCTTGTATTATGGGAAACAAGCTACACTAGTTGCTAgtagaagtattttattttattttatcatctctattaaggaattattgccTTAAACCAAGCTCccaattttgtattatttcaaaatatttgccCTGGAAACTACTCAAGTACTTAATAAGATTTGGTATTATTGCAGTGTAATgtataaaagcaacattttttttagctttagatcatgttatgatgttatttcctcatcaaaaacaaaactggattcTTTCacacatgtttgagaaatcttttaatctccatggcaacctgtACAAAACGCCTGGgaggacctagctccgcctttgaggcGCAGCTCCATTTTTCtaaagatttaaagagaaattgtgctataaaatggcactatgtgcctggaaaacacatcatactgcccctttaagggtCCGCTCTGTAGTTGGTGTGAAACTCTCTAAACTTCCTGttctgtcacttcctgtcctccAGATGTCGTGGCGCTCGTCTTTCCGATGCTCAAAGTTTCGCTACGTCTTCGGGAAGCCAGCAACCAAGGAGCACAGCTACGATGGAGTGCCAATCACAAGAAGCGTCCATGACAACCACTACTGCTCAGCCAATCCCTGCTTCATCGCCGTGGTGACGGAGTGCGCCGGGGGCGGGGCCTTCCTAGTCCTACCCATTCAATGTGTATGTAGGTCAAACTTGGGTTACTTCCAACCAACACAACGATCATTTTACTGCTACTTATTAAACTGAAAAGGCCTTGAAGACCTTCTGTCTGTCTACTGTCCAAAGGAAActaaacaaactaaacttttagttagaaatgtttaaataggtattttaatttagcaaagTAAAATGTCTTGCAGTTGGGGAGAGTAGACCCTCACTGTCCGAGGGTTTGTGGTCACAGCGGCCGAGTCCTGGACGTCAAATGGAATCCGTTTAACGATTATTGCATTGCCTCATGCTCTGAAGACTGCACCGTAAGCAGccatgttttactttctttgttcacatttaaaggTTCTTTGTCCAAAGGTCTTCTTTGgttcagactttattttatgGTTAAGCCTAAAATCAAGGTCAGGTCAACGTTAGTAGAAATTACAACATTTAGGATAAAACCAGGATTATGCGTCTGCATGCAGGTGAAGATTTGGGATATTCCAGTTTGTGGGGTCCAACAGAACCTCACCAAGGCCAGGAAGACTCTGACGGGTCACAGCAGGAGGGTGGCTATCATTGAATGGCATCCAACTGCTGAGAATCTGCTGATTAGCTCGGGCTACGACTACAAGGTCAGACGCCTCTCTAGTCAGTGACATTTCTCTACGGATAAAAGTTTATGTTAGTTTACAAACTTCTTCTCCAGGTTCTCCTCTGGGATGTGTCCCATTCCGGTTCTGTTATCAGACACCCGGTCCGAGTGGTCCTGATGCCCGTCCACCATCGCTACCCGTCCGAGGCGCTGCTGCTTTCCGTCAGCTTCAACATCGACGGCAGCAGACTGGCGGTCACGTCTAAAGACAGGCGGATTCGGGTTCTGGAGCCGCGGACCGGGAAGATCCTAcaggttgtttttgtaaagagtgttttgttttggattgtAAATCAACTGGTGGAACTGGTAGTCATGTTACTGTTTGGTTTTACAGGTTTCCAACAACAAGACACACAGGGCTAACAAGGTTTTATACATCACAGGGCTGAAGATGCTCCTGTCCACTGGAAGCTCATCCTGGAACCACAGACAGATCATCCTCTGGGACCCAgtaagactttattttaaaaccagcagataGGATTAGTTTAGGGTTCAGCTGGGGGCCGAAATTGtaacattatttacattttcagctgctggagTTCACTTTAACGCTGCACTGAGGCAAACCagccaaaccttttgaaaaaccttttcccctcctcgcctttgggggcgctgcaccaagaaccactgaaggaaacaatttgaaaacctctgaagaagaacctgagcgcaacttccctctttacaaaatgtaaacaaaaatggaaaaacgtcagattttagcgattGGATGATTTTTCTTgtcttctgtaaaaacaaaaaaaaaaaaaaaaaacaaaaaaaaaaacgagtcaTCTCCCCCGCTAGCGCTAGCCCagcgtgtttgttttggttgaatttacccagaatgccctgcgctgtagtccacttcctgtttttcatgcttcatatgcattcaaaccgaaCCGAAcctcacttcaaccgaaccgagGCTGAGGTTTGTAGGCAAACCAGATTCACTTTTTGGCCGATCTTCCCAAATAAActagaatccagaaaaacatCTTCCAGAACAacaacactttgtttttattattacatagaaactgtggagtactcattacttttacaaatttagagaaTACTTTGAAAATCCAGAGAATACTTGCTTATGCTTATTTAGCAACACAAAACAGAGATTAGAACAAATTTAGAATCCAGTAACTCTGAACAGGAATGGAGTACTTTTACCTATCTAGCAATCTAGATCTAGAGGTTCTAGTTTATATACTCTAGTTTCTTTTGcgctttcctttggtttgttgttttgtttgtattttcttttaattcatgtacagtactttgaattgccttgttgctgaaaacgtgctttctaaataaaatgaccttagattaaaatgaattagacAGGATTGGTGTTGATGAACCCCCAGTCATGCTGTAACTAGAAAGTGAACCCGTTTGTAATTCTAATACGATGCAAGATTCAGTccaaaaaagtttaaacaacTGTTTCCAGTTGTTTAAAcctaaaacatctttttgaCCTTTTCTATGTGCAGGATGATTTATCAGAGCCTCTGTATGAAGAAGATCTGGACGGGTCAGCAGGAGTTCTCTTCCCGTTCTACGACCCTGATACACAGATGCTCTACTTGGCcggaaaggttttaaaaatgccaATTAAATCCAGAATAATTAATGTAACATGTTGGATCTGaacactaaaatgttttccaagttcaataaagtattatttaCCAATCATTGGTTCAGTGTAATTCCTGTGATGTTTACAAGGTTTTGGGTCTAAATTGGTAAACTAGAAGTACTTCTGATTGGTTTCTGATAGTATTTACCTCTAAATACTTTAGTattaaaagcagcagcaatGAGGTTTCTGCAtgaatgttgttgttgtgttttagggGGACGGGAACATCAGATACTACGAGCTGAGCTCTGAGAAACCCTACATCAGCTTCCTGATGGAGTACAGATCGCTGCTGCCACAGAAAGGACTGGGTTGGATTATCACACTCAGAACAACAGTATTTAAATCACTTAAAGTGGAGAAAACAAGTTCGGTTTGAGAAATGCTGATGATAAAGACGCCTACATAGATTTTGAATATAGTGGAAGTAAAAATGGGGGACAGACATCCTTAAAATTAGTTACACAGGACACACAGTTTTGGcaacacaaaccaaaaacaatgtCATATTGTATTGTGAAACACTAAACAATGAGTTAATATTGTAGGACTCATGCTAACTAACTTTGGTTTATCGTTAGCTTTAAAGTcatttcaagggccacaaatggcccccaggccaCATGGACACTttctgaaaagtaacttttgatAAAGTTAAAGGAGTGATAACTAACAATGTAAAGAGCTCAGATGAAATCTGTTGGgaaacatttcatatttgtgTTGTGGTTTCAGGTGTGATGCCGAAACGCGGCCTGGATGTGAGGGTGTGTGAGATTTTCCGTTTTTATCGGCTGATTGCTGTCAAAGACCTGGTAGAGCCTCTGTCGATGATCATACCACGGAAACAGGTACCGATCATCCCGTCGTGTCGTTATTGGTAACAGCAGCTGATGAGGTGAGGTTTTCTGTTCCAGTCTGAGGTTTTCCATGAGGATTTGTATCCAATGACGGCTGGAAACCAGGCAGCTCTAACGGCTCAGGAGTGGCTGCTGGGCATCAACAGGGGTATTTAACCCTCACAAACATTACCGATGGTTCCagatggttagggttagggttatgtCAGAGGGTAGCAGGGCTCTCTTCTCCTCTTCAGGTCCGGTGCTGATGTCCTTGAGGCCAGAGGCTCATGTGGAAAACCCGTACGCTGAAATTCCTGCGAATAAAAACCAGTTGAGGCAGCTGAGCACCGTCAGGTTCCAGACAAACACATACCTGGACTTTATGGAAAAGGTACGCTGATACGCtaattatgagaataataagaggagaataaagtcgtatGAGGACAAAGagaataatgagaataaaaataatacaataataaagtcataatattacgagaataaagttgtatgagaatattaccagaaaaagGTCAtagtattatgagaataaagttatagtattttaaaaataaaataaacattatcaGGATAAAGTTGTactattattaatttattctcgtagaaaaaaaatctttatttttatctatatttgGTTGCGTttttgacctgaattcaaagtcaagttaaacagaagctgtaaaacaagatggccgccgggGGGCGCTCACATCACCCTGAACCACGGAAAccaagggaaaaaataaacatttccaaaaagtTTTACCTTTAAGAACTCAaatatctgattaattgataaaaCAACAATTGAGATGACTTTAATTTCTGGTTGTGTAAACGTCTCCacttggttttgtttaaatgttttattgttttcaggctttcctggaggagcagctggcCTATCAGGACGCCAAATACCCCGGAGAGCTGAGCGATCTGTCGGGCTGGCAGCCGGATGAGACGGAGAGTCCGCTGTGGTCGTACCGCTGCACGCCTCACTGCCGCGAACCGGCCGAGAAACCGCCGCCGACAACCGAGAGCGAGGTCCGACAGAACCGCAGATTCATAATTAAAGACAACATTCCTTAAACTCTCAGAATAAACTCACTGACAGACTCAATGCTTCAGCTCCTGCAGGCATTTTACAAACAACAAGACGAGATCAGAGGCTtgaaggaggagctgcatcAGAAAGAGGTCggttcaaaaacagaaaatgtttttatagtcTATAAAGACGGATGGAAACAAAAGACTTTTCACTTTAACATGTGGAAGTTTGTCTGCATTTTGTTTGACAGGtttagaaaataatcatttttcttggtcaaaaatatttgaaggcCAACTCATtgtatgaaaaaactaaataaaaagaaagaataaaaaaatgaataaatataaaaacaacatttggttAACATTTATACCATATGCTGAGTAAATCttacaaaacataacaaaggcaaacacatttctttgttATGGTTCCCATGAcgttttgtttcagtgtttattggTCGGCATTAAATTTAGAGAAGTTATTTATGGACAGAAATAGCTACTTTTGATTAATACTATATTAAACAGTatcaatttattaataattgatcTTTGATGATCTGAGTAATGACAAGAAGCTTTTTTATAGGTCCAGCAGCGATCTATACAAAGTTTAGGcacttaaatattaataataataaaaactgtatgAAATGATTCTGACTGGTCGTTTCCATCCTGCAGGTGAGAATCGCTAAACTGGAGCTGGATATAAAGAACCGGAGCAACCTGAGGGCGACCTTCTGATCCAATCACATTTATTCACACTGACTTTAACAACATGGAAGCTGTTTCACTTTTGCTCCGGAAACAAAGAACTGTTTaatttatatgtataaaaattgtgaaaataagattaaaacttgataattaaatgaaacaaataggCAGAAAACATCAGTATTAATGTATGTTTGTACTAAATGTTATAAACTGGTGACTCTTCTCTCTGGAAGTGTTTTCTAGTGCAACAAAGTCACATCTTGGTGACAAATCCTGAaaatttccaatattttcaCAGCATGTGCAAAGTACAAagttatttacagtaaaaattagAAACAATCTTTGAGTAAAGCTGGACAACTGAAGTCCACCTGAGAGAAATTattaaatctggaaaaaattctctgaaaaaaaacaagaaatgcataaaacagtcagatattgaactactttatttttgtgtgtgatgattcaaacaatgaaatgaaaactattCAGCGTTCAATAGTATAGATAATTTTGACTGACATAATAAAAGCAAAtgatgtaaaacataaaacaaaagacagaagcAATTGATGTAGATCCTAAATAATTAGCAGTTTGCTGAAAATAATGAGAAACTGCTAAATGTTGTGGCGGTTAAACTTGATAAACCagtttaatcaaatcaaatgtattcataacaattaaatatttaaaaagtcgcttttacagattttatttagttggactttgaattcaagtcAATTACCAGAAGAAACAATTCAAACAAAGGCAgcttttagaaaattattttctgtaatttgaaatttatatttaaggaaagttagagaagaaaaagatctaacaaaatttaacttaatatgaaaaaaagatttttaccGATTTACCCATGTCGTTCAGCCCCAGGCCGAACTAATATTGTCGAGAGAAATGAATTAATTTCGTCTTAAAAACGTTGATTTGTTGCCCCCTTGTGGACAAACGTGTCACAACTAGAAGTtacagaaaatttattttgtaacttcTTATAATCAACATGCAACATATGAAGGTCATTTcacatagaaaaataatttccaccAAAGAAATCTTCAATTGAAagatactttattgatcccaaagggaaattaaatgttgtaactcattaattcagattcttcagttgtatttttgtagaaaaaataaaggaatttctgagtttaaaaactcaaaaatctctaattttaagattttcacatgacaaattttttacttttgaaactcagtcattttatgatttttttctagaattttctttagattaacttaaaaaatttagaattttggggataaatttctgtttctctgcaatttacaactttttgtgTAGAAATTTACCAATAAAAGATTAACCATACAAATCTTTTTATTaggaacattttcatgtaaattcagaatgaaaacatgaagagacaCCAG from Gambusia affinis linkage group LG18, SWU_Gaff_1.0, whole genome shotgun sequence carries:
- the LOC122821026 gene encoding coronin-2B-like is translated as MSWRSSFRCSKFRYVFGKPATKEHSYDGVPITRSVHDNHYCSANPCFIAVVTECAGGGAFLVLPIQCLGRVDPHCPRVCGHSGRVLDVKWNPFNDYCIASCSEDCTVKIWDIPVCGVQQNLTKARKTLTGHSRRVAIIEWHPTAENLLISSGYDYKVLLWDVSHSGSVIRHPVRVVLMPVHHRYPSEALLLSVSFNIDGSRLAVTSKDRRIRVLEPRTGKILQVSNNKTHRANKVLYITGLKMLLSTGSSSWNHRQIILWDPDDLSEPLYEEDLDGSAGVLFPFYDPDTQMLYLAGKGDGNIRYYELSSEKPYISFLMEYRSLLPQKGLGVMPKRGLDVRVCEIFRFYRLIAVKDLVEPLSMIIPRKQSEVFHEDLYPMTAGNQAALTAQEWLLGINRGPVLMSLRPEAHVENPYAEIPANKNQLRQLSTVRFQTNTYLDFMEKAFLEEQLAYQDAKYPGELSDLSGWQPDETESPLWSYRCTPHCREPAEKPPPTTESELLQAFYKQQDEIRGLKEELHQKEVRIAKLELDIKNRSNLRATF